The following proteins come from a genomic window of Pseudomonas cichorii:
- a CDS encoding sigma-54-dependent Fis family transcriptional regulator, producing MADHSFLTLPQNELDYITAIGPLALNDGPMLELQQAWRECLAGRVDPHPVVRPVIWASWRRSIDKGIDPEDAEYRFVTPTDLAEKLSVNALLIETAQEVMRGLLAYNPRGHINLTDPQGTTLSFCGLDITPVGSRLLESIQGTNCTGLAIAEDRLVYVLAEENFANGLRQRRMHCAAAPIRNASGETLAILTLTAEPGWFHFHTLGTVQAAAEAVSRQMALQILLDEQRSVLEVLNEGLVVLDDKGCIKALNRYARQLFRVGPELLERPFLQLGQSELNEEIMQRQGEALRDLDCTFQLHDGTQLVCLVSVCLTGQGGRIVSLRENRRIREITRRIMGAQARYTFDSIQGHSRVMQDALRLGRIASRSDSTTLILGESGTGKELFAQAIHNASDRSSGPFVAVNCGAIPRELVQSELFGHVEGAFTGSARGGSAGKFELADGGTIFLDEIGDMSFDAQVSLLRVLQEGEVTRVGARKSRQVDVRIIAATHRNLSQAVAEGAFREDLYYRLNVLNLTVPPLRMRKEDISLLAQHFLDRCAQSLRKSVSGISTPALDALMAYSWPGNVRELENTLERATNLAASASIQPGDLPLEILQASLRPQPPSRPEYNDAPDLGAHEMNAIIDALKHTNGNIRLAAKQLKVSRGGLYNKMNRFGLSADAFR from the coding sequence ATGGCCGATCATTCGTTCCTGACCTTGCCCCAGAATGAACTGGACTACATCACCGCCATCGGTCCGCTGGCCCTGAATGACGGGCCGATGCTCGAACTGCAACAGGCCTGGCGGGAGTGTCTTGCAGGCAGGGTCGATCCTCATCCTGTGGTCAGGCCGGTGATCTGGGCTTCATGGCGGCGCAGCATCGACAAGGGAATCGACCCTGAAGATGCCGAGTACCGGTTCGTCACCCCGACGGATCTGGCTGAAAAGCTGAGCGTTAACGCCTTGTTGATCGAAACCGCCCAGGAAGTGATGCGCGGTCTGCTCGCCTATAACCCTCGAGGCCATATCAACCTCACCGATCCTCAAGGCACGACCCTGAGTTTCTGCGGGCTGGACATCACGCCGGTGGGCAGTCGCCTCTTGGAATCCATTCAGGGCACCAACTGCACCGGGTTGGCGATTGCCGAGGATCGCCTGGTCTACGTGCTGGCCGAGGAGAACTTTGCCAATGGCCTGCGGCAGCGCCGAATGCATTGCGCTGCGGCGCCGATTCGCAATGCCAGTGGTGAAACCCTGGCGATCCTGACCCTGACAGCCGAACCGGGATGGTTTCACTTCCATACCCTGGGTACCGTGCAGGCAGCGGCTGAGGCCGTTTCGCGGCAGATGGCGTTGCAGATCCTGCTGGACGAGCAGCGCAGCGTTCTGGAAGTGCTCAATGAAGGCCTCGTGGTTCTTGATGACAAGGGCTGCATCAAGGCGCTCAATCGCTATGCCCGCCAGTTGTTCCGGGTCGGACCTGAACTGCTGGAGCGTCCGTTCCTGCAACTCGGGCAGAGTGAGCTGAACGAAGAAATCATGCAGCGTCAGGGCGAAGCCTTACGGGATCTGGACTGTACCTTTCAGCTTCACGATGGCACTCAACTGGTGTGCCTGGTTTCGGTCTGCCTGACCGGGCAGGGCGGACGGATCGTGTCGCTGCGTGAAAACCGCCGCATCCGCGAAATCACCCGCCGCATCATGGGGGCTCAGGCTCGTTATACCTTCGACAGCATTCAGGGACACTCCAGAGTCATGCAGGACGCGCTGCGCCTTGGCAGGATTGCGAGTCGCAGCGACTCCACCACGCTGATTCTCGGCGAGAGTGGCACCGGCAAGGAACTGTTCGCTCAGGCCATCCATAATGCCAGCGACCGTAGCAGTGGTCCTTTTGTGGCCGTCAACTGCGGCGCCATTCCCCGGGAACTGGTTCAAAGCGAGCTGTTCGGTCACGTTGAAGGCGCGTTTACCGGGTCTGCCCGTGGCGGTTCTGCGGGCAAGTTCGAGCTGGCTGATGGCGGCACCATCTTTCTCGATGAAATCGGTGACATGTCGTTTGATGCACAGGTCAGCCTGCTGCGGGTTTTACAGGAGGGCGAGGTGACTCGCGTCGGCGCCAGAAAGTCCCGGCAGGTGGATGTCCGGATCATTGCAGCCACCCACCGTAACCTGAGCCAGGCAGTGGCTGAAGGTGCATTCAGGGAAGACCTTTATTACCGACTCAATGTCCTGAACCTCACCGTGCCGCCATTGCGGATGCGCAAGGAGGATATTTCCCTTCTGGCACAGCACTTTCTTGACCGCTGTGCGCAGTCACTGCGCAAGTCCGTGTCGGGTATTTCCACCCCGGCGCTGGACGCGCTCATGGCGTATTCATGGCCGGGAAATGTGCGCGAACTTGAAAATACCCTCGAGCGCGCTACCAATCTGGCGGCAAGCGCATCGATCCAGCCAGGCGACCTGCCTCTGGAAATCCTGCAGGCATCGCTCCGGCCGCAACCCCCTTCACGACCTGAATACAATGATGCCCCGGACCTGGGAGCCCATGAAATGAACGCGATTATTGATGCGCTTAAGCACACCAACGGAAATATCCGGCTGGCTGCAAAGCAACTGAAAGTGTCCCGGGGCGGGCTGTATAACAAAATGAACCGATTCGGGCTCAGCGCCGATGCCTTTCGTTAG
- a CDS encoding Gfo/Idh/MocA family oxidoreductase, producing the protein MHMSKIIRLGLIGAGRMGSFHGQTAALHIPGACLAAIADPTPGQAARLAEKFNVQKVYTDPQQLLDDPDIDGVLIAAPARSHAELVIAAARAGKGVFCEKPMAITLDEADRAIAAAADAQVPLQVGFNRRFARSFRQAHLDVVSGRIGTPQLLRSVTRDPALNNPAGIGQWVIFLETLIHDFDALLYLNSGAKAVEVNVMADALVAPAYKDKGLLDTAVVTIRFDNGAIATAEANFQAVYGYDVRGEVFGSAGMLTMGSVAQSELVRYLADGIQADTQRMDTDLLRDAYIAELNHFADCLRTGEKPLASGEDARAALAIARACIESVQQGKTIRIAGEQP; encoded by the coding sequence ATGCATATGAGCAAGATCATCCGCCTGGGACTCATCGGTGCAGGCCGCATGGGCAGTTTTCACGGCCAGACAGCCGCCCTGCATATTCCGGGAGCCTGCCTGGCTGCCATTGCCGACCCGACACCGGGACAAGCCGCTCGCCTGGCTGAAAAATTCAATGTGCAGAAGGTCTACACCGACCCGCAGCAATTGCTGGATGATCCTGATATCGATGGGGTTCTGATTGCGGCTCCGGCTCGCAGCCATGCTGAACTGGTCATCGCAGCCGCACGGGCCGGAAAAGGCGTTTTTTGCGAAAAACCCATGGCAATCACACTGGATGAAGCCGACCGGGCCATCGCTGCAGCCGCCGATGCCCAAGTGCCTTTGCAAGTGGGGTTCAACAGGCGTTTTGCCAGAAGCTTTCGCCAGGCGCATCTGGATGTTGTCTCGGGCCGCATCGGCACACCGCAACTGCTGCGCTCAGTCACCCGGGACCCGGCATTGAATAATCCGGCTGGCATCGGGCAGTGGGTGATTTTCCTGGAAACACTGATCCACGATTTCGATGCCCTGCTCTACCTGAACTCCGGCGCCAAGGCCGTGGAGGTGAATGTCATGGCCGATGCACTGGTCGCTCCGGCCTACAAGGACAAGGGCCTGCTCGACACCGCGGTGGTAACGATTCGTTTCGATAACGGCGCCATCGCCACTGCCGAGGCCAATTTCCAGGCAGTCTATGGCTACGATGTGCGGGGTGAGGTCTTTGGCAGTGCAGGCATGCTGACCATGGGCAGCGTTGCCCAGTCCGAACTGGTTCGTTATCTGGCCGATGGCATCCAGGCCGACACCCAGCGCATGGACACCGACCTGCTGCGCGATGCCTACATTGCCGAACTCAACCACTTTGCAGACTGCCTGCGCACGGGCGAAAAACCATTGGCAAGCGGTGAGGATGCCAGAGCGGCACTGGCCATTGCCCGCGCCTGCATCGAGTCAGTCCAGCAGGGCAAGACGATCCGGATAGCAGGAGAACAGCCATGA
- a CDS encoding TIM barrel protein, with translation MSFCPFTLAVSAEMVFLDLPFVERVRRIHELGFSAEIWDWTTKDIAALSATGADFTSMTGYIWGNLTDAEDIQRLLDSARESLAVAEHLNCPSLNLHGTGLDNKGLPVKPVSHANGRMWLSACKTLEKIARLGEEHGKVFLLENLNTQVDHPGTPFARAEDTLVLIEAVDSPHLKMNLDLYHAQIGEGNLIELIQRAGTAIGEIQVADVPGRMEPGTGEIHYPAIAKALHHMGYQGVVGLEGWASGDPVIALERFRQAFTLSA, from the coding sequence ATGAGTTTCTGCCCCTTCACACTGGCCGTCAGCGCCGAAATGGTGTTTCTCGACCTGCCCTTCGTAGAGCGCGTTCGACGCATCCATGAGCTGGGTTTCAGTGCCGAAATCTGGGACTGGACCACCAAGGACATCGCTGCGCTGAGTGCCACCGGTGCTGATTTCACCTCCATGACCGGTTATATCTGGGGCAACCTGACAGACGCCGAAGATATTCAGCGCTTGCTGGACAGCGCCAGAGAATCACTGGCCGTTGCCGAGCACCTGAACTGCCCCAGCCTCAACCTGCATGGCACCGGCCTGGATAACAAAGGCCTGCCGGTCAAACCCGTCAGTCATGCCAATGGCCGGATGTGGCTGAGCGCCTGCAAGACTCTGGAAAAGATTGCCCGCCTGGGTGAAGAGCATGGAAAAGTATTCCTGCTGGAAAACCTCAATACTCAGGTTGACCATCCCGGCACGCCTTTCGCCAGGGCCGAAGACACGCTGGTCCTGATCGAAGCCGTGGACAGCCCGCACCTGAAAATGAATCTGGACCTTTATCACGCACAAATTGGCGAGGGAAACCTGATCGAACTGATCCAGCGTGCCGGAACGGCCATCGGCGAGATTCAGGTGGCCGATGTACCGGGACGCATGGAGCCGGGCACCGGCGAGATCCATTACCCGGCCATTGCCAAAGCCCTGCATCACATGGGTTATCAGGGCGTGGTGGGGCTGGAAGGCTGGGCCAGCGGCGATCCGGTCATTGCGCTGGAGCGCTTCCGCCAGGCTTTTACCCTGTCGGCGTAA
- a CDS encoding sugar ABC transporter substrate-binding protein, with amino-acid sequence MRRYLFALASLALLFSHSVFADARIGVSIAKVDDNFMTYVRSGLNDAAKKENVQIQFEDAQGDVVRQLSQVEGFISQKVNAIIVLPVDTAAAVNITRAATKAGIPLVYVNRRPDQRPLPAGVVAVASEDIQAGQLQMQYLAEKMGGKGNLAIIMGDLVQNATQGRTEGVKQILKNYPDIKIVGEQSAMWQRDKGMDLTSNWLLAGVRIDAVVANNDEMSIGAAMALKQAGQGSTPVVGIDGLPDGLAAIKRGQLAASVFQDPKAQASSAITAALRMIKGETVEPDIWVPYQLIKPEQVEEFAQHFK; translated from the coding sequence ATGCGTCGCTACTTGTTTGCACTGGCCTCTCTGGCACTGCTGTTCAGCCACAGCGTTTTTGCCGATGCCCGGATCGGCGTCAGCATCGCCAAGGTCGACGACAACTTCATGACCTATGTGCGCAGCGGTCTGAACGATGCCGCGAAGAAGGAAAACGTACAGATTCAGTTCGAGGATGCCCAGGGCGATGTGGTTCGCCAGCTCAGCCAGGTCGAGGGTTTCATCAGCCAGAAGGTGAATGCAATCATTGTCTTGCCGGTCGATACCGCCGCCGCAGTCAATATCACCCGTGCAGCTACAAAGGCCGGAATACCGCTGGTCTACGTCAATCGCCGCCCCGACCAGCGCCCCCTGCCCGCCGGCGTGGTCGCCGTAGCCTCGGAGGACATCCAGGCCGGGCAACTGCAAATGCAGTACCTGGCGGAAAAGATGGGTGGCAAGGGTAATCTGGCGATCATCATGGGCGATCTGGTGCAAAACGCCACCCAAGGCCGGACCGAGGGGGTCAAGCAGATTCTGAAGAACTACCCGGACATCAAGATCGTCGGCGAACAGAGCGCCATGTGGCAGCGCGACAAAGGCATGGACCTGACCAGCAACTGGCTGCTGGCAGGAGTCAGGATCGATGCCGTAGTCGCCAACAATGATGAAATGTCTATCGGGGCCGCCATGGCCTTGAAGCAGGCCGGACAAGGCTCGACCCCCGTGGTCGGCATCGACGGTCTGCCCGATGGACTGGCGGCCATCAAGCGTGGCCAACTGGCAGCATCGGTGTTTCAGGACCCCAAAGCCCAGGCCAGCAGCGCCATCACTGCCGCGCTACGGATGATCAAGGGCGAAACTGTGGAGCCCGATATCTGGGTACCTTATCAATTGATCAAGCCGGAGCAGGTAGAGGAGTTCGCGCAACATTTCAAATAA
- a CDS encoding 3-dehydroquinate synthase, whose product MKHSQLYRALSKTGVAGSWWLSLLCFSILVITSFLLFGEQIEHFLTGLSLTTPSDPIQKLNLALLLIALLAFDVVLPVPSSIVALMAVALLGSVGGYLVIFIGLCLGAGMGYALGAGYLRLLSRRLAVNKRSSGQLAYQLSTLSLICLRGVPVLAETSVVAAGMQRYPLRQFLLVTTLANAGLALAYSAIGTYLMEKNALLATVLASMVLPGLFIAGRSLVKTIKSRAAKDTDSPLQGRFEVSYNYPVVFTDHLFDPKNDCLRAQLTAEKAGQITVLIFADEQLLKSSPHLLPQIDAYFAAHSNDLRLQTAPIAVPAGELSKTPQVLHRLYEHMLQHGLDRHCYVLAMGGGAVLDAVGYSCATFHRGMRLIRIPTTVLAQNDAGIGVKNGINAFGQKNLLGAFCPANAVINDFQMLLSLSQRDRIAGLAEAVKVAAIKDSAFFQWMEQQAQALATFEHSASRYAIRRCAELHLRHITGAGDPFERGNGRPLDYGHWSAHKLENLSQHRLRHGEAVAVGMALDALYANAVKLLSDTDTERLLHLLVQLGFSLNPPELLLKDAQGRSLIVQGLEEFRQHLGGQLSIPMLTRLGESTDLHEIDFALMEQALQRLSSYSTSPLGWTKSCPE is encoded by the coding sequence ATGAAGCATAGTCAGTTGTACCGTGCACTCTCGAAAACAGGAGTCGCCGGAAGTTGGTGGCTATCCTTGCTGTGTTTTTCGATTCTGGTCATCACCAGTTTTCTGTTGTTTGGTGAGCAGATCGAACACTTCCTGACCGGTTTGAGCCTGACGACTCCATCAGACCCCATTCAGAAGTTAAACCTCGCCCTTCTGCTGATTGCGCTGCTTGCGTTCGATGTCGTACTGCCTGTGCCCTCCAGTATCGTGGCGCTGATGGCGGTGGCGTTGCTGGGCAGTGTCGGCGGTTATCTGGTCATTTTCATTGGGCTGTGCCTGGGTGCCGGAATGGGCTATGCCCTGGGGGCCGGTTACTTGCGACTGCTGTCCAGGCGCCTGGCGGTCAACAAGCGCAGTAGCGGGCAACTGGCCTATCAGCTCAGTACCCTGTCGCTGATCTGTCTTCGTGGCGTGCCGGTACTGGCCGAAACTTCGGTGGTGGCCGCTGGCATGCAGCGCTATCCGCTGCGTCAGTTCCTGCTGGTCACTACTCTGGCGAATGCCGGGCTTGCACTGGCCTACAGCGCCATCGGCACCTATCTGATGGAAAAAAACGCACTGTTGGCCACGGTACTGGCCAGCATGGTGTTGCCCGGCCTGTTCATCGCCGGTCGCAGCCTGGTGAAAACCATAAAGAGCCGCGCTGCAAAAGACACCGACAGTCCTTTGCAGGGCCGTTTCGAGGTCAGTTACAACTATCCGGTGGTTTTTACCGATCACCTGTTTGACCCGAAAAATGACTGCTTGCGTGCGCAACTCACCGCTGAGAAGGCTGGCCAGATAACAGTATTGATCTTTGCCGACGAGCAACTGCTCAAGTCGTCGCCTCACCTTCTGCCGCAGATTGATGCCTACTTTGCCGCGCACAGCAATGACCTTCGTTTGCAGACCGCGCCCATTGCGGTGCCTGCAGGTGAACTGAGCAAAACCCCGCAAGTCCTGCACCGGCTCTATGAACACATGTTGCAGCACGGGCTGGACCGGCATTGTTATGTGCTGGCCATGGGCGGCGGTGCCGTGCTGGATGCCGTGGGCTATTCCTGCGCCACCTTCCATCGTGGCATGCGCCTGATTCGTATCCCGACCACAGTGCTGGCCCAGAACGATGCCGGTATCGGCGTCAAGAACGGCATCAACGCCTTTGGCCAGAAGAACCTGCTCGGCGCGTTCTGCCCGGCCAATGCTGTGATCAACGACTTTCAGATGCTGCTCAGCCTGTCCCAGCGAGACCGGATCGCCGGATTGGCCGAAGCCGTGAAAGTCGCTGCCATCAAGGACTCGGCCTTTTTCCAGTGGATGGAGCAACAAGCCCAGGCGCTGGCGACCTTTGAACACAGCGCCAGCCGTTACGCCATCCGCCGTTGCGCGGAGCTGCATCTGAGGCATATCACAGGCGCAGGCGACCCGTTCGAGCGGGGCAACGGTCGGCCACTGGATTACGGACACTGGTCCGCCCACAAGCTGGAAAACCTGAGCCAGCACCGCTTGCGCCATGGTGAAGCAGTGGCCGTGGGCATGGCCCTGGACGCGCTGTACGCCAATGCGGTGAAGCTGCTGTCGGACACCGATACGGAGCGCCTGCTACACCTGCTCGTGCAACTGGGTTTCAGCCTCAACCCACCGGAACTGTTGCTCAAGGACGCCCAAGGCCGCTCGCTGATCGTGCAAGGGCTGGAAGAGTTCAGGCAGCACCTTGGCGGTCAGCTTTCCATCCCGATGCTCACCCGCCTGGGTGAATCCACCGATCTGCACGAGATCGATTTCGCCCTGATGGAGCAGGCTTTGCAGCGCCTGTCGTCCTACAGCACATCGCCCCTCGGCTGGACCAAGAGTTGCCCTGAATGA
- a CDS encoding UbiA family prenyltransferase: MNQTSLKTWMTLGRVSNLPTVWTNTLAAALLASSAGALAPPSLLVWGLLLVVLSLLYLFGMLLNDLLDADWDQQHDNPRPITLGLVSRQQVALAVGALILVAAVAILGLSQLIEEPDWLLGSAALLLGFILAYNILHKKYPHSVWLMGACRSALYLTAAASLSVPPEPIWLCAALLGAYISGLTYLARQEHRNQLLSRFPLILMLSPLILVSYASNGMFWLVLLIWLVWLGRNYWRHLANPQHRQVRAFIGAGLAALPLFDAMVLALADQPWGSLLCVLVFFLLPRFQRWIKPT, encoded by the coding sequence ATGAACCAGACCTCCTTGAAAACCTGGATGACACTGGGCCGTGTCTCCAATCTGCCGACGGTATGGACCAATACCCTGGCAGCCGCATTGTTGGCCAGCAGCGCTGGCGCCCTCGCCCCGCCCTCGCTGCTGGTCTGGGGCCTGCTGCTGGTGGTGCTGTCGCTGCTTTATCTGTTCGGCATGCTCTTGAACGACCTGCTGGATGCCGACTGGGATCAGCAACACGATAACCCGCGCCCCATTACCCTCGGACTGGTCAGCCGCCAGCAGGTCGCACTGGCTGTCGGCGCGCTGATTCTGGTGGCGGCCGTCGCGATACTGGGCCTGAGCCAGTTGATCGAAGAACCGGACTGGCTACTGGGCAGCGCGGCGCTGTTGCTCGGCTTCATCCTGGCCTACAACATTCTGCACAAGAAATACCCCCACAGCGTCTGGCTGATGGGCGCCTGCCGCTCGGCGCTTTACCTGACAGCGGCTGCCAGTCTGAGCGTACCGCCGGAACCCATCTGGCTTTGCGCAGCATTGCTGGGTGCCTACATCAGTGGCCTGACCTACCTGGCTCGCCAGGAACATCGCAACCAGTTGCTCAGCCGCTTCCCGCTGATTCTGATGCTGAGCCCGCTGATTCTGGTCAGCTACGCCAGCAACGGCATGTTCTGGCTGGTACTGCTGATCTGGCTCGTCTGGCTGGGACGCAATTACTGGCGTCATCTGGCCAACCCGCAGCATCGTCAGGTCCGTGCGTTCATCGGCGCCGGTCTGGCAGCACTGCCGCTGTTCGACGCCATGGTTCTGGCCCTGGCGGATCAGCCATGGGGCAGCCTGCTGTGCGTTCTGGTGTTCTTTCTGCTCCCTCGCTTCCAACGCTGGATCAAGCCGACATGA
- a CDS encoding EboA domain-containing protein, protein MIEIAPNGLAALELRDEILTEQLQRFTRHLPISELQWWESTLPQIAQNPSADTLVLLSSQCKRQLTEQPQVDSAVWTKVQQARVLLLAQALKHQEPGKRSPLLRQFYAWGDDQEKIAILNALDWFDASGQCLDLALQAGRTHNSQVFAAIALDNPFPSSHYNERAFHQLVLKALSMGLDIRRMLGLPERRSSSLNQLALDLLEEQLAAERPVSIGLVHVIAFALLTTPQHQRLAQLNQAQRLPAEWAGHFR, encoded by the coding sequence ATGATCGAAATCGCCCCGAATGGACTTGCGGCACTTGAACTCAGAGACGAGATCCTGACCGAGCAGTTGCAGCGTTTCACCCGCCACCTGCCCATTTCCGAGTTGCAGTGGTGGGAAAGTACGCTGCCACAGATTGCGCAAAACCCGAGTGCCGATACGCTGGTGCTCCTGAGTAGCCAGTGCAAACGTCAACTGACTGAACAGCCTCAGGTCGACAGCGCTGTCTGGACCAAGGTGCAGCAAGCCCGCGTGCTGCTTCTGGCCCAGGCCCTCAAACATCAAGAACCGGGCAAGCGCTCACCTTTGCTGCGTCAGTTCTATGCCTGGGGCGACGATCAGGAAAAGATCGCCATCCTCAATGCCCTGGACTGGTTCGATGCCAGCGGGCAGTGCCTGGACCTGGCACTTCAGGCTGGCCGCACCCACAACAGTCAGGTGTTTGCCGCCATTGCGCTGGATAACCCCTTCCCGTCGAGCCACTACAACGAGCGCGCTTTCCACCAACTGGTGTTGAAGGCGCTGAGCATGGGCCTCGATATCCGGCGCATGCTGGGTCTGCCTGAAAGGCGTAGCAGCTCGCTGAACCAGCTTGCCCTGGACCTGCTGGAAGAACAGCTTGCCGCCGAGCGCCCGGTTTCAATCGGACTGGTTCACGTCATCGCTTTCGCGCTGCTCACAACGCCCCAACACCAAAGGCTTGCCCAGTTGAATCAGGCACAACGCCTGCCCGCCGAATGGGCCGGGCACTTTCGGTAA